One Betta splendens chromosome 8, fBetSpl5.4, whole genome shotgun sequence DNA segment encodes these proteins:
- the cyth3b gene encoding cytohesin-3 isoform X2, translated as MDEDNQVPEDLSLEERDELSNIRRRKKELLDDIERLKFEIAEVMTEIEQLTCVGESKTTQRNKQIAMGRKKFNMDPKKGIQFLLENDLLQNTPEDIAQFLYKGEGLNKTVIGDYLGERDDFNIKVLQAFVELHEFADLNLVQALRQFLWSFRLPGEAQKIDRMMEAFASRYCQCNPGVFQSTDTCYVLSFAIIMLNTSLHNPNVRDKPPVERFISMNRGINEGGDLPEELLRNLYDSIKSEPFKIPEDDGNDLTHTFFNPDREGWLLKLGGRVKTWKRRWFILTDNCLYYFEYTTDKEPRGIIPLENLSIREVEEPRKPNCFELYNPNHKGQVIKACKTEADGRVVEGNHVVYRISAPTPEEKEEWIKSIKASISRDPFYDMLATRKRRIANKK; from the exons ATGGACGAGGACAACCAAG TACCTGAGGACCTGTCGCTGGAGGAAAGAGATGAGCTGTCCAACATCCGACGCAGGAAGAAGGAGCTTCTGGACGATATTGAA cggcTAAAGTTTGAAATCGCAGAGGTGATGACTGAAATCGAGCAGTTAACCTGTGTGGGGGAAAG caaaaccacacagaggaacaagcagATCGCCATGGGCAGGAAGAAGTTCAACATGGACCCCAAAAAG GGGATCCAGTTCCTGTTGGAGAATGACCTCCTCCAGAACACACCAGAGGACATCGCACAGTTCCTCTACAAAGGCGAGGGGCTCAACAAAACAGTCATTGGGGACTATTTAGGAGAACG AGACGACTTTAACATCAAGGTGCTCCAGGCGTTTGTGGAGCTTCATGAGTTTGCAGACCTCAACCTTGTACAAGCCTTAAG GCAGTTCCTGTGGAGCTTCAGACTTCCTGGCGAAGCCCAGAAGATTGATCGCATGATGGAGGCGTTCGCCTCCAGGTACTGCCAGTGTAATCCTGGCGTCTTCCAGTCCACag ACACCTGCTATGTCCTATCATTTGCCATCATTATGCTGAACACCAGCCTGCACAATCCCAACGTCAGGGATAAGCCCCCTGTGGAGCGCTTCATCTCTATGAACAGAGGGATCAATGAGGGGGGAGACCTCCCCGAGGAGCTACTCAGG AATCTATACGACAGCATCAAGAGCGAACCCTTTAAGATCCCGGAGGACGACGGGAACGACCTGACCCACACGTTCTTCAACCCAGACAGAGAGGGCTGGCTGCTCAAATTAG GAGGCCGAGTGAAAACCTGGAAGAGACGGTGGTTCATTCTGACGGACAACTGCCTCTACTACTTCGAATACACCACA GACAAGGAGCCTCGTGGGATCATCCCGCTGGAGAATCTCAGCatcagggaggtggaggagcccAGAAAACCT AACTGTTTTGAGCTGTACAACCCCAACCACAAAGGACAGGTGATCAAGGCCTGCAAGACGGAGGCAGACGGGCGCGTCGTCGAGGGCAACCACGTGGTGTACAGGATATCGGCCCCCACGccggaggagaaggaggagtggATCAAATCCATCAA GGCCAGCATCAGCAGAGACCCCTTCTACGACATGCTGGCCACCAGGAAGCGGCGAATCGCCAACAAGAAATGA
- the cyth3b gene encoding cytohesin-3 isoform X1: protein MGTGDVPEDLSLEERDELSNIRRRKKELLDDIERLKFEIAEVMTEIEQLTCVGESKTTQRNKQIAMGRKKFNMDPKKGIQFLLENDLLQNTPEDIAQFLYKGEGLNKTVIGDYLGERDDFNIKVLQAFVELHEFADLNLVQALRQFLWSFRLPGEAQKIDRMMEAFASRYCQCNPGVFQSTDTCYVLSFAIIMLNTSLHNPNVRDKPPVERFISMNRGINEGGDLPEELLRNLYDSIKSEPFKIPEDDGNDLTHTFFNPDREGWLLKLGGRVKTWKRRWFILTDNCLYYFEYTTDKEPRGIIPLENLSIREVEEPRKPNCFELYNPNHKGQVIKACKTEADGRVVEGNHVVYRISAPTPEEKEEWIKSIKASISRDPFYDMLATRKRRIANKK from the exons ATGGGAACCGGGGATG TACCTGAGGACCTGTCGCTGGAGGAAAGAGATGAGCTGTCCAACATCCGACGCAGGAAGAAGGAGCTTCTGGACGATATTGAA cggcTAAAGTTTGAAATCGCAGAGGTGATGACTGAAATCGAGCAGTTAACCTGTGTGGGGGAAAG caaaaccacacagaggaacaagcagATCGCCATGGGCAGGAAGAAGTTCAACATGGACCCCAAAAAG GGGATCCAGTTCCTGTTGGAGAATGACCTCCTCCAGAACACACCAGAGGACATCGCACAGTTCCTCTACAAAGGCGAGGGGCTCAACAAAACAGTCATTGGGGACTATTTAGGAGAACG AGACGACTTTAACATCAAGGTGCTCCAGGCGTTTGTGGAGCTTCATGAGTTTGCAGACCTCAACCTTGTACAAGCCTTAAG GCAGTTCCTGTGGAGCTTCAGACTTCCTGGCGAAGCCCAGAAGATTGATCGCATGATGGAGGCGTTCGCCTCCAGGTACTGCCAGTGTAATCCTGGCGTCTTCCAGTCCACag ACACCTGCTATGTCCTATCATTTGCCATCATTATGCTGAACACCAGCCTGCACAATCCCAACGTCAGGGATAAGCCCCCTGTGGAGCGCTTCATCTCTATGAACAGAGGGATCAATGAGGGGGGAGACCTCCCCGAGGAGCTACTCAGG AATCTATACGACAGCATCAAGAGCGAACCCTTTAAGATCCCGGAGGACGACGGGAACGACCTGACCCACACGTTCTTCAACCCAGACAGAGAGGGCTGGCTGCTCAAATTAG GAGGCCGAGTGAAAACCTGGAAGAGACGGTGGTTCATTCTGACGGACAACTGCCTCTACTACTTCGAATACACCACA GACAAGGAGCCTCGTGGGATCATCCCGCTGGAGAATCTCAGCatcagggaggtggaggagcccAGAAAACCT AACTGTTTTGAGCTGTACAACCCCAACCACAAAGGACAGGTGATCAAGGCCTGCAAGACGGAGGCAGACGGGCGCGTCGTCGAGGGCAACCACGTGGTGTACAGGATATCGGCCCCCACGccggaggagaaggaggagtggATCAAATCCATCAA GGCCAGCATCAGCAGAGACCCCTTCTACGACATGCTGGCCACCAGGAAGCGGCGAATCGCCAACAAGAAATGA